In the genome of Drosophila subpulchrella strain 33 F10 #4 breed RU33 chromosome 2L, RU_Dsub_v1.1 Primary Assembly, whole genome shotgun sequence, one region contains:
- the LOC119547273 gene encoding zinc carboxypeptidase, whose protein sequence is MKLLLVLLSVYILTFCLAERLRFDNYRVYRVNPTKANQLQGLRPLEAKSEDALILNNLHLGPTDFLVSPSYDETFLKLLKDLDLSPELIDENAQHSLSLDIEPVADANRRSDDYTWTEYHELNDTQRWMQNLVAKYPDVVSVFVAGRSYEGRELLGLKINHQNGRAGKQSIFLEAGMHAREWIGPATATYFANELLTSQQPQIMSLARSYVWYILPHANPDGYVYTHKSNRMWRKTRSPQDKNCIGTDPNRNWDFHWREVGASSDPCSESYAGPKAFSEPEVESLSQYLRSLPEPMFMYLSLHSFSQLLLYPYGHTSTLPENHKELEQIFNAAVGAMKRRYGTRYTGGNVYDAIYPAAGSSMDWVYGVLNVKYSFCYELRPSGYSFWTGFRLPASQIIPTGQETTDSLVEMIKAAAQIEGYKIE, encoded by the exons ATGAAGCTTCTACTGGTGCTACTGTCGGTTTATATTCTTACTTTTTGCTTGGCTGAACGCCTGAGGTTCGATAACTACAGGGTTTATAGAGTGAACCCAACGAAGGCGAATCAACTACAGGGACTTCGACCTTTGGAGGCCAAGAGCGAGGATGCACTAATTTTAAACAATCTCCATCTTGGTCCCACTGATTTTCTTGTGTCACCCAGCTACGATGAAACCTTTCTAAAACTCCTCAAAGACTTGGATCTCTCTCCAGAACTCATCGACGAGAATGCCCAGCACAGTTTATCACTGGATATAGAGCCTGTTGCAGACGCCAATCGGCGAAGTGATGACTACACATGGACGGAATACCACGAGCTTAATGATACGCAACGTTGGATGCAGAATCTGGTGGCCAAGTACCCGGATGTCGTCAGTGTCTTTGTGGCAGGTCGGAGTTACGAGGGACGCGAGCTGTTGGGCCTGAAAATTAATCACCAAAATGGCAGAGCTGGAAAACAATCAATCTTCTTGGAGGCTGGAATGCATGCTAGGGAGTGGATTGGTCCTGCCACCGCCACGTATTTTGCCAACGAACTCCTCACCTCCCAGCAACCGCAGATCATGAGCCTCGCCAGATCTTATGTGTGGTATATATTGCCCCATGCAAACCCAGATGGATATGTATATACCCATAAATCG AACCGCATGTGGCGCAAGACGCGTAGTCCGCAAGATAAGAACTGTATTGGAACAGATCCAAACCGAAATTGGGACTTCCACTGGCGCGAGGTGGGAGCAAGTTCTGATCCCTGCTCGGAGTCATATGCCGGTCCCAAGGCCTTTTCCGAACCCGAGGTGGAAAGCCTCTCCCAGTACCTAAGATCTCTGCCCGAACCCATGTTCATGTACCTTTCGCTGCACTCCTTCTCTCAGTTGCTTCTATATCCCTATGGTCACACATCCACACTGCCAGAAAATCATAAGGAGCTGGAACAGATCTTCAACGCAGCCGTGGGTGCAATGAAACGACGTTACGGAACTCGATATACTGGAGGAAATGTCTATGATGCCATTTATCCGGCAGCTGGTTCCAGCATGGATTGGGTTTACGGGGTGCTCAATGTCAAGTACTCCTTCTGCTACGAGCTACGGCCCTCTGGGTACAGTTTCTGGACCGGCTTTAGACTTCCTGCCTCCCAAATAATACCCACGGGTCAGGAGACCACAGACTCGTTAGTGGAAATGATAAAGGCTGCTGCTCAAATCGAGGGATACAAAATTGAATAA
- the LOC119547271 gene encoding methionine aminopeptidase 2, whose protein sequence is MSATEALNVEAATPEIGEEAKKQKKPKPNNKKLRQEAAAKKAGEGGDEEPTTNGDAKPATPAAAQPAKKKNNKGKKNGQTDPPTIPIAKLYPDGNFPEGEIVEHPTPKDLSDDRTAKDRFTSEEKRALDRMNTDIYQELRQAAEAHRQTRQYMQRYIKPGMTMIQICEELENTARRLIGENGLEAGLAFPTGCSLNHCAAHYTPNAGDTTVLQYDDVCKIDFGTHIKGRIIDCAFTLTFNNKYDKLLQAVKEATNTGIKEAGIDVRLCDIGAAIQEVMESYEIELDGKTYPIKAIRNLNGHSISPYRIHAGKTVPIVKGGESTRMEEDEFYAIETFGSTGRGLVHDDMDCSHYMKNFELPFVPLRLQSSKQLLGTINKNFGTLAFCKRWLDRAGATKYQMALKDLCDKGIVEAYPPLCDIKGCYTAQYEHTIMLRPTCKEIVSRGDDY, encoded by the exons ATGTCCGCAACCGAGGCCCTGAATGTGGAGGCCGCCACGCCCGAGATTGGCGAGGAGGCCAAGAAACAAAAGAAGCCCAAGCCGAACAACAAGAAACTTCGCCAAG AGGCGGCAGCTAAAAAGGCCGGAGAAGGCGGCGACGAAGAGCCGACCACAAACGGCGATGCCAAGCCGGCGACACCGGCCGCCGCTCAGCCGGCCAAGAAGAAGAACAACAAGGGCAAGAAGAACGGTCAGACTGATCCGCCGACCATACCCATTGCCAAACTCTACCCGGATGGAAACTTCCCCGAGGGTGAGATCGTGGAGCACCCCACGCCCAAGGATCTGTCGGACGACCGCACCGCCAAGGACCGCTTCACGTCAGAGGAGAAGCGCGCCCTCGATCGCATGAACACTGACATCTACCAGGAGCTGCGCCAGGCGGCCGAGGCCCATCGCCAGACTCGCCAGTACATGCAGCGCTATATTAAGCCCGGCATGACCATGATCCAGATCTGCGAGGAGCTGGAGAACACCGCCCGCCGTCTGATCGGCGAGAATGGCCTGGAAGCTGGTCTGGCCTTCCCCACTGGCTGCTCTCTAAACCACTGTGCCGCCCACTACACGCCCAACGCCGGGGACACCACCGTGCTGCAGTACGACGATGTGTGCAAGATTGATTTTGGCACCCACATCAAGGGACGCATCATTGACTGCGCCTTCACGCTGACCTTTAACAACAAGTACGACAAGTTGTTGCAGGCCGTCAAGGAGGCCACTAACACGGGCATCAAGGAGGCGGGCATCGATGTTCGTCTATGCGACATTGGCGCTGCCATTCAGGAGGTTATGGAGTCGTATGAGATCGAGTTGGACGGCAAGACATATCCCATCAAGGCCATTCGCAACTTAAACGGACACTCTATCAGCCCGTACC gCATTCATGCTGGAAAAACGGTGCCGATTGTAAAGGGCGGCGAGTCCACCCGTATGGAGGAAGATGAGTTCTACGCCATCGAGACTTTCGGCTCGACTGGTCGCGGCCTGGTTCATGACGACATGGACTGCTCTCACTACATGAAGAACTTCGAGCTGCCATTTGTGCCATTGCGCCTGCAGTCATCCAAGCAGCTACTTGGCACCATCAACAAAAACTTCGGCACCCTGGCCTTCTGCAAGCGCTGGCTGGACCGCGCCGGTGCCACCAAGTACCAGATGGCTCTCAAGGATCTGTGCGACAAGGGCATTGTGGAGGCCTACCCGCCGCTGTGCGACATCAAGGGCTGCTACACGGCTCAATACGAACACACCATCATGCTGCGACCCACTTGCAAAGAAATCGTATCCCGAGGCGACGACTACTAG
- the LOC119547307 gene encoding transcription initiation factor TFIID subunit 11, producing the protein MDEILFPTQQKSNSLSDGDDVDLKFFQSGIGERKDSETSDPGNDADRDGKDVDGDNKNTDGDGDSGEPAHKKLKTKKELEEEERERMQVLVSNFTEEQLDRYEMYRRSAFPKAAVKRLMQTITGCSVSQNVVIAMSGIAKVFVGEVVEEALDVMEAQGESGALQPKFIREAVRRLRTKDRMPIGRYQQPYFRLN; encoded by the exons ATGGACGAAATCCTGTTTCCCACCCAGCAGAAGAGCAACTCGCTGAGCGACGGCGACGATGTCGACCTAAAGTTCTTCCAGTCCGGCATCGGCGAGCGGAAGGACAGTGAAACCTCGGATCCGGGAAACGATGCAGACCGCGATGGCAAAGACGTGGATGGAGACAACAAAAACACGGACGGAGATGGAGACTCCGGCGAGCCGGCACACAAGAAGCTCAAGACCAAGAAGGaactggaggaggaggagcgcGAACGAATGCA GGTTCTCGTTTCCAACTTCACGGAGGAGCAGCTCGATCGCTACGAGATGTATCGCCGCTCCGCCTTTCCCAAGGCGGCCGTCAAGCGTCTGATGCAGACCATCACCGGCTGTTCCGTGTCCCAGAACGTCGTGATCGCCATGTCCGGCATTGCCAAGGTTTTTGTGGGCGAGGTGGTGGAGGAGGCCCTCGATGTGATGGAGGCCCAAGGGGAATCCGGTGCCCTGCAACCCAAGTTTATCCGCGAGGCAGTGCGCCGGCTGAGGACCAAGGACCGAATGCCCATTGGCCGCTACCAGCAGCCCTATTTCAGACTGAACTAG